One window from the genome of Parachlamydiales bacterium encodes:
- the kdsB gene encoding 3-deoxy-manno-octulosonate cytidylyltransferase: MNKPISESVLGIIPARFASQRFPGKPLAFLAGKSLLQRTYENAQNSKCFDHIVIATDDERIYEHAVGFGAEVFMTPVDCPTGTDRISTLLKNTPKLKDYSLIVNIQGDEPCVSAESFRAVISALTNNPDAVVGTLVTPLTCLEQAKSRSIVKCVRALNGKALYFTRSLIPGGKTDDHQGRNYYRHIGVYAFRNDFLIKYDLLEPTPLQSAEDLEQLKILEHGYTIATACVEEEAIGVDTPEDLHNLELKLCTVNISLSPAASVHP, encoded by the coding sequence ATGAATAAACCAATTTCAGAGAGTGTGCTTGGAATTATTCCAGCACGTTTCGCTAGTCAGCGTTTTCCCGGAAAGCCTCTCGCATTTCTGGCAGGGAAGTCCCTCCTTCAAAGAACTTATGAAAATGCCCAGAATTCAAAGTGTTTTGACCATATCGTCATTGCTACCGATGATGAGCGTATTTATGAACATGCCGTAGGATTTGGTGCAGAGGTATTCATGACCCCTGTAGACTGTCCGACAGGAACTGACCGCATCTCCACGCTGCTAAAAAACACTCCGAAACTCAAAGACTATTCCCTGATCGTCAACATCCAGGGCGATGAACCTTGCGTATCAGCAGAATCGTTCCGAGCCGTAATCTCAGCTTTAACAAATAATCCTGATGCCGTCGTAGGAACATTAGTTACCCCTTTGACCTGTCTCGAGCAAGCAAAAAGCCGTTCTATCGTCAAATGTGTACGAGCATTGAACGGCAAAGCGCTCTATTTTACGCGATCCCTTATCCCGGGCGGGAAGACAGATGACCATCAGGGCCGCAACTACTACCGCCATATTGGCGTATACGCATTTAGAAATGATTTTTTAATAAAATATGACTTGCTGGAGCCCACACCGCTTCAGTCAGCCGAAGATTTAGAACAACTCAAGATCCTTGAACATGGATACACCATAGCAACTGCCTGCGTAGAGGAAGAAGCTATCGGGGTGGACACTCCTGAGGATCTTCATAATTTAGAATTAAAACTATGCACTGTAAATATATCTTTGTCACCGGCGGCGTCTGTTCATCCCTAG